Proteins from one Palaemon carinicauda isolate YSFRI2023 chromosome 26, ASM3689809v2, whole genome shotgun sequence genomic window:
- the Oli gene encoding class E basic helix-loop-helix protein 23 — MMSAFPYPAMLGVQHLMGSGGDMRGPSHLAPNRRPDHDHAHTPYYPRDPHNHHHQQHSREDHVSARESMQILRNDLLGLNRGHMMSRDITVGGRDDPGIPRDMAVLPSLEHSMVASMDHNITGNIENQDPAVGGVGGGGEGGRITPSSVKEERDGRDDGTGGSCSDEDGSRSAAVGPPGALGGNNKKVRQQKHVRLSINARERRRMHDLNDALDELRAVIPYAHSPSVRKLSKIATLLLAKNFILMQSNAIEELKRIVTYLNQPGAHLPHLPPVTAAYDAATTLPGDTPLPTSVAFPRLPPQAHAPHPQRNGKPQQPLFSDPTSTYKSQS; from the coding sequence ATGATGAGCGCCTTCCCTTACCCGGCGATGTTGGGCGTCCAACACCTCATGGGTAGCGGCGGTGACATGAGGGGCCCCTCCCATCTGGCTCCCAACAGACGCCCAGACCACGACCACGCCCACACGCCTTACTACCCGAGAGATCCCCACAACCACCATCACCAACAGCATTCTCGGGAGGATCACGTCTCTGCCCGAGAATCCATGCAGATCCTGAGGAATGACCTTTTGGGACTCAACCGGGGACACATGATGTCTCGGGACATCACAGTTGGCGGACGAGACGACCCAGGCATCCCGAGGGACATGGCGGTTCTTCCGTCCCTCGAGCACAGTATGGTGGCCAGCATGGACCACAACATAACAGGTAACATAGAGAATCAGGACCCAGCAGtaggaggggttggtggaggaggagaaggaggtcggATAACGCCGTCATCCGTCAAGGAAGAGCGAGACGGCCGCGACGATGGCACGGGTGGTTCCTGCAGTGATGAGGATGGCAGCCGCTCGGCTGCTGTCGGACCACCAGGAGCCCTGGGCGGAAACAATAAAAAAGTTCGTCAGCAGAAACACGTGAGACTTTCTATTAACGCGCGGGAGCGACGACGGATGCACGACCTGAACGACGCACTGGATGAACTGCGGGCAGTCATCCCCTACGCTCATTCTCCCTCCGTCAGGAAACTCTCCAAAATCGCTACACTTCTTCTGGCAAAGAACTTCATCCTGATGCAATCCAATGCCATCGAAGAGCTGAAGAGAATCGTCACTTACCTCAATCAGCCAGGGGCACACCTGCCGCACTTGCCGCCTGTGACTGCCGCCTACGATGCAGCTACTACCTTGCCCGGAGATACCCCACTGCCCACCTCGGTGGCTTTTCCACGGCTTCCTCCGCAGGCTCACGCGCCGCACCCACAGCGTAATGGCAAACCTCAACAGCCGTTGTTTTCAGACCCAACTTCTACATATAAGTCGCAATCTTAA